Proteins from a genomic interval of Amycolatopsis sp. cg13:
- a CDS encoding DUF3117 domain-containing protein encodes MAAMKPRTGDGPLEVTKEGRGLVMRVPLEGGGRLVVELSAEEAKDLGAALQEVTG; translated from the coding sequence ATGGCGGCCATGAAGCCCCGGACCGGAGATGGTCCCCTCGAAGTGACCAAGGAGGGGCGGGGCCTCGTCATGCGGGTGCCACTGGAGGGTGGCGGCCGGCTGGTCGTCGAGCTCTCCGCGGAGGAAGCGAAGGACCTCGGCGCTGCGCTGCAGGAGGTCACTGGCTGA